The Frankiaceae bacterium genome contains a region encoding:
- the rpsT gene encoding 30S ribosomal protein S20 — translation MANIKSQIKRIKTNEKARLRNKAVKSSLKTSVRRFREAAAAGDRDTALTALTEASRALDKAASKGVIHANQAANRKSAMAKRAASI, via the coding sequence GTGGCGAACATCAAGTCGCAGATCAAGCGCATCAAGACGAACGAGAAGGCGCGGCTGCGCAACAAGGCGGTCAAGTCGTCGCTCAAGACGTCGGTGCGCCGGTTCCGCGAGGCGGCCGCCGCGGGCGACCGCGACACCGCGCTGACCGCGCTCACCGAGGCGTCGCGCGCGCTCGACAAGGCCGCGAGCAAGGGCGTCATCCACGCCAACCAGGCGGCCAACCGCAAGTCGGCCATGGCCAAGCGCGCGGCGTCGATCTAG
- a CDS encoding GNAT family N-acetyltransferase, whose amino-acid sequence MITLRPVEPDDIPVFYEHQADPEALALAAFPMRERAAFEEHWTRILANPAGLLRTVLLDGEVAGNVVAWDGDGGREVGYWIGRAYWGRGVASAALAAFVEVERARPLHAWAATHNAPSMRVLEKCGFVRVRDDGDGVAFALES is encoded by the coding sequence GTGATCACGCTGCGGCCGGTCGAGCCGGACGACATCCCCGTGTTCTACGAGCACCAGGCGGACCCGGAGGCGCTCGCGCTGGCGGCGTTCCCGATGCGGGAGCGGGCGGCGTTCGAGGAGCACTGGACCCGCATCCTCGCCAACCCGGCAGGTCTGCTCCGCACGGTCCTCCTCGACGGCGAGGTCGCCGGCAACGTCGTCGCGTGGGACGGCGACGGCGGCCGCGAGGTCGGCTACTGGATCGGCCGCGCGTACTGGGGGAGAGGGGTCGCGTCGGCAGCGCTGGCAGCGTTCGTCGAGGTCGAGCGCGCCCGCCCGCTCCACGCCTGGGCCGCGACCCACAACGCGCCGTCGATGCGCGTGCTGGAGAAGTGCGGCTTCGTCCGCGTCCGCGACGACGGCGACGGCGTGGCGTTCGCGCTGGAGTCCTGA
- a CDS encoding phosphotransferase, which yields MLGQGVRLPWGDIPAPVRAGIASVAGGAVVGAETCAGGFSPGAAARLTLDGGGTAFVKAVSAAQNPLSPGAYREEAVVNGWLPAHPALPRLLGTYDDGEWVALVFECVDAGTPSLPWVRSELSAVLRALVSVQAAGTPVPAEARPIAELFEDDFGSWRTLAASPVEGLDAWTLANLDRLASLEAGWAAAASGDTLVHADVRADNVLVRGGSAWIVDWPWACAGAGWVDGVLFAPSVSLQGGPAPEELMAAAYPDAPCDGVLAVLAAVAGFFTLNALQPAPQGLPTLRAHQDASGRACREWLARLLG from the coding sequence ATGCTGGGTCAGGGCGTACGGCTGCCGTGGGGCGACATCCCCGCGCCCGTCCGCGCGGGCATCGCGTCCGTGGCGGGCGGTGCGGTCGTCGGCGCCGAGACCTGCGCGGGCGGCTTCTCGCCGGGCGCGGCGGCGCGGCTGACGCTCGACGGCGGCGGGACGGCGTTCGTCAAGGCGGTCTCGGCGGCGCAGAACCCGCTCTCGCCGGGCGCGTACCGCGAGGAGGCCGTCGTCAACGGCTGGCTGCCGGCGCACCCCGCGCTGCCGCGGCTGCTGGGGACGTACGACGACGGCGAGTGGGTCGCGCTGGTCTTCGAGTGCGTGGACGCGGGGACGCCGTCGTTGCCGTGGGTGCGGTCCGAGCTGTCCGCGGTGCTGCGCGCGCTGGTGTCGGTGCAGGCCGCGGGGACGCCTGTGCCGGCGGAGGCGCGGCCGATCGCGGAGCTGTTCGAGGACGACTTCGGGTCGTGGCGCACTCTCGCCGCCTCGCCCGTCGAGGGCCTGGACGCGTGGACGCTCGCCAACCTCGACCGCCTGGCCTCGCTCGAGGCGGGGTGGGCCGCGGCGGCGTCGGGCGACACCCTCGTGCACGCGGACGTCCGGGCCGACAACGTGCTCGTCCGCGGTGGCTCGGCCTGGATCGTGGACTGGCCGTGGGCCTGCGCGGGGGCCGGGTGGGTGGACGGCGTGCTGTTCGCGCCGAGCGTGTCGTTGCAGGGCGGGCCGGCGCCGGAGGAGCTGATGGCGGCGGCGTACCCGGACGCGCCGTGCGACGGCGTCCTCGCGGTGCTCGCGGCGGTGGCGGGGTTCTTCACGCTGAACGCGCTGCAGCCCGCTCCCCAGGGACTGCCGACGTTGCGTGCGCACCAGGACGCCTCGGGGCGCGCGTGCCGCGAGTGGCTGGCGCGGCTGCTGGGGTGA
- the lepA gene encoding translation elongation factor 4, with the protein MPSTDPALIRNFCIIAHIDHGKSTLADRMLEMTGVIEQRNMRAQYLDRMDIERERGITIKAQNVRLPWTLDGTTYVMDLIDTPGHVDFTYEVSRSLAACEGAILLVDAAQGIEAQTLANLYLAIENDLTIIPVLNKIDLPAAQPDKYAAEIAHIIGCEADSVLRVSAKTGEGVRELLDEIVRQVPAPTGNPDGPLRAMIFDSVYDIYRGVITYVRVVDGTLTTRERCFMMSTGASHETLEVGVISPEPTPTASLGVGEVGYVIPGVKNVRQARVGDTITAASRQAHVPLHGYRDPKPMVFSGLYPLDGSEYPALREALDKLQLNDAALVYEPETSAALGFGFRCGFLGLLHLEIVRERLEREFDLSLISTAPNVVYRVVMENGDELTVTNPSEMPTGKVAEIYEPVVRAMVLAPSDFVGTIMELCQARRGTLLGMEYLSESRVELRYTLPLGEIIFDFFDALKSRTRGYASLDYEPAGEQASDLVKVDILLQGEAVDAFSAIVHKDKAYAYGVSMTQKLRELIPRQQFEVPIQAAIGSRVIARENIRAIRKDVLAKCYGGDITRKRKLLEKQKEGKKRMKTIGRVEVPQEAFIAALTTTQGG; encoded by the coding sequence GTGCCCAGCACCGACCCCGCGCTGATCCGCAACTTCTGCATCATCGCCCACATCGACCACGGCAAGTCGACGCTGGCCGACCGCATGCTGGAGATGACCGGCGTCATCGAGCAGCGCAACATGCGCGCGCAGTACCTGGACCGCATGGACATCGAGCGCGAGCGCGGCATCACGATCAAGGCGCAGAACGTCCGCCTGCCGTGGACGCTCGACGGCACGACGTACGTCATGGACCTCATCGACACCCCGGGCCACGTCGACTTCACCTACGAGGTCTCGCGGTCGCTCGCCGCCTGCGAGGGCGCGATCCTGCTCGTGGACGCCGCCCAGGGCATCGAGGCGCAGACCCTCGCCAACCTCTACCTGGCGATCGAGAACGACCTCACGATCATCCCCGTCCTCAACAAGATCGACCTGCCCGCGGCACAGCCCGACAAGTACGCCGCCGAGATCGCGCACATCATCGGCTGCGAGGCCGACTCAGTCCTCCGCGTCAGCGCCAAGACCGGCGAGGGCGTCCGCGAGCTGCTCGACGAGATCGTCCGGCAGGTGCCCGCGCCGACCGGTAACCCCGACGGCCCGCTGCGGGCGATGATCTTCGACTCGGTGTACGACATCTACCGCGGCGTCATCACGTACGTCCGCGTCGTCGACGGCACGCTCACCACCCGCGAACGCTGCTTCATGATGTCGACCGGCGCCTCCCACGAGACGCTGGAGGTCGGCGTCATCTCGCCCGAGCCGACGCCCACCGCGTCGCTCGGCGTCGGCGAGGTCGGCTACGTCATCCCCGGCGTCAAGAACGTCCGCCAGGCCCGCGTCGGCGACACCATCACCGCGGCGAGCAGGCAGGCGCACGTCCCGCTGCACGGCTACCGCGACCCGAAGCCGATGGTCTTCTCGGGGCTGTATCCGCTGGACGGCAGCGAGTACCCGGCGCTGCGCGAGGCGCTCGACAAGCTGCAGCTCAACGACGCCGCGCTCGTCTACGAGCCCGAGACGTCGGCCGCGCTCGGCTTCGGCTTCCGCTGCGGCTTCCTCGGCCTGCTGCACCTCGAGATCGTGCGTGAGCGGCTGGAGCGCGAGTTCGACCTCAGCCTCATCTCCACCGCGCCGAACGTCGTGTACCGCGTCGTCATGGAGAACGGCGACGAGCTCACGGTCACGAACCCGTCCGAGATGCCGACCGGCAAGGTGGCCGAGATCTACGAGCCCGTCGTGCGCGCGATGGTGCTGGCGCCCAGCGACTTCGTCGGCACGATCATGGAGCTCTGCCAGGCCCGCCGCGGGACGTTGCTGGGCATGGAGTACCTGTCGGAGAGCCGCGTCGAGCTGCGCTACACGCTTCCGCTCGGCGAGATCATCTTCGACTTCTTCGACGCGCTGAAGAGCCGTACCCGCGGCTACGCCAGCCTCGACTACGAGCCCGCCGGCGAGCAGGCGTCCGACCTCGTCAAGGTCGACATCCTGCTGCAGGGCGAGGCGGTGGACGCGTTCTCCGCGATCGTGCACAAGGACAAGGCGTACGCGTACGGCGTCTCGATGACGCAGAAGCTGCGCGAGCTGATCCCGCGGCAGCAGTTCGAGGTGCCGATCCAGGCGGCCATCGGGTCTCGGGTCATCGCCCGCGAGAACATCCGCGCGATCCGCAAGGACGTCCTCGCCAAGTGCTACGGCGGTGACATCACCCGCAAGCGCAAGCTGCTGGAGAAGCAGAAGGAGGGCAAGAAGCGCATGAAGACCATCGGGCGGGTGGAGGTCCCGCAGGAGGCGTTCATCGCGGCCCTCACGACGACCCAGGGCGGCTAG
- a CDS encoding methyltransferase domain-containing protein, giving the protein MTEIKIENEHVFRDVDTSGVAPHLIAYLEAVAALPEVRAVHEITAAMLDAQPGERVLEVGCGLGADARELAERVLPAGEVVAIDLSKAMVEAARERHDERLPVTYDVADVTALPYDDASFDVVRIERVLQHVPDAALACREIARVLKPGGRVLAYDTDWGSFSVSIADTALAERCLAHIAGRFINRRAGLDQRAYLARAGLDAATVTPHAFVYTSLAQAAVPVPMLNDQLPPEADFVPLADRDAWFAAVEAADADGTLVVAWNGYSVLARKPS; this is encoded by the coding sequence GTGACGGAGATCAAGATCGAGAACGAGCACGTCTTCCGCGACGTCGACACCTCGGGCGTCGCGCCGCACCTCATCGCGTACCTCGAAGCCGTCGCCGCGCTGCCCGAGGTCCGCGCGGTGCACGAGATCACCGCCGCGATGCTCGACGCGCAGCCCGGCGAACGTGTCCTCGAGGTCGGCTGCGGTCTCGGCGCCGACGCCCGCGAGCTGGCCGAGCGTGTGCTGCCCGCCGGCGAGGTCGTCGCGATCGACCTCAGCAAGGCGATGGTCGAGGCCGCGCGCGAGCGCCACGACGAGCGCCTGCCGGTGACGTACGACGTCGCCGACGTGACCGCGCTGCCGTACGACGACGCGTCGTTCGACGTCGTCCGCATCGAACGCGTCCTCCAGCACGTCCCCGACGCCGCGCTCGCCTGCCGCGAGATCGCGCGCGTGCTGAAGCCCGGCGGGCGGGTGCTGGCGTACGACACCGACTGGGGCTCGTTCTCGGTCAGCATCGCGGACACGGCGCTCGCCGAGCGCTGCCTCGCGCACATCGCCGGCCGCTTCATCAACCGCCGCGCCGGTCTCGACCAGCGCGCGTACCTCGCGCGGGCCGGCCTCGACGCGGCCACGGTGACGCCGCACGCGTTCGTCTACACGTCTCTCGCGCAGGCCGCGGTGCCGGTGCCCATGCTCAACGACCAGCTGCCGCCGGAGGCAGACTTCGTGCCACTGGCCGACAGGGACGCGTGGTTCGCGGCGGTGGAGGCCGCCGACGCCGACGGCACGCTCGTCGTCGCCTGGAACGGCTACTCGGTGCTGGCGCGTAAGCCGAGCTAG
- the hemW gene encoding radical SAM family heme chaperone HemW — protein sequence MPSSPPPGGPAPSDGALPGGALNTLGRKGFGVYVHVPYCAHRCGYCDFNTYVDDTGAAASYADAAIAEIRLAARVLKEPVPASTVFFGGGTPTLLPPADLVRILRAVDDEIGLAPGAEVTTEANPENVSPASLAALREGGINRVSLGMQSAVPHVLATLERRHTQGRPEQCVAEARAAGFERVSLDLIYGTPGETDDDWRASLEAVLAADPGHVSAYSLTVEPGTRLHASGAVVDGDVQADRYELADDLLGKAGYGWYEISNWARTEADRCRHNELYWRDGDWWGVGPGAHSHVGGVRWWNVRLPRDHAAAVAAGRSPAQAREVLDDETRRIERVLLGVRLADGHPVTDLDDPARATPLAEDGLLDDAALRDGRLVLTRRGRLLADAVVLRLVG from the coding sequence ATGCCGTCGTCACCGCCGCCCGGCGGCCCGGCGCCGAGCGACGGCGCGCTGCCCGGCGGCGCGCTGAATACGCTGGGGCGCAAGGGGTTCGGGGTGTACGTGCACGTGCCGTACTGCGCGCACCGCTGCGGCTACTGCGACTTCAACACCTACGTCGACGACACCGGGGCCGCCGCGTCGTACGCCGACGCCGCCATCGCCGAGATCCGCCTCGCCGCGCGGGTGCTGAAGGAGCCGGTGCCGGCGAGCACGGTGTTCTTCGGGGGCGGTACGCCGACGCTGCTGCCGCCCGCCGACCTCGTCCGCATCCTGCGCGCGGTCGACGACGAGATCGGGCTCGCCCCGGGCGCCGAGGTCACGACCGAGGCCAACCCGGAGAACGTGTCGCCCGCGTCGCTGGCGGCGCTGCGCGAAGGTGGCATCAACCGGGTCAGTCTCGGCATGCAGAGCGCGGTGCCCCACGTCCTCGCGACGCTCGAACGCCGCCACACCCAGGGCCGTCCCGAGCAGTGCGTCGCGGAGGCGCGAGCGGCGGGGTTCGAGCGGGTCAGCCTCGACCTGATCTACGGCACGCCGGGGGAGACCGACGACGACTGGCGCGCGTCGCTCGAGGCGGTGCTCGCGGCGGACCCGGGGCACGTCAGCGCGTACTCGCTCACCGTCGAGCCCGGCACCAGGCTGCACGCGAGCGGCGCGGTGGTGGACGGCGACGTGCAGGCCGACCGGTACGAGCTGGCCGACGACCTGCTGGGCAAGGCCGGCTACGGCTGGTACGAGATCAGCAACTGGGCGCGCACCGAGGCGGACCGGTGCCGGCACAACGAGCTCTACTGGCGCGACGGCGACTGGTGGGGCGTCGGGCCCGGCGCGCACAGCCACGTCGGCGGCGTCCGGTGGTGGAACGTCCGCCTCCCGCGCGACCACGCCGCGGCGGTCGCGGCAGGCAGGTCACCCGCTCAGGCGCGCGAGGTCCTCGACGACGAGACGCGGCGGATCGAACGCGTGCTGCTCGGCGTACGCCTCGCCGACGGCCACCCTGTCACCGACCTGGACGACCCCGCCCGGGCCACTCCGCTGGCCGAGGACGGCCTGCTGGACGACGCGGCGTTACGCGACGGGCGGCTCGTGCTGACCCGGCGCGGCAGGCTCCTCGCCGACGCCGTGGTCCTGCGGCTGGTCGGCTGA
- a CDS encoding FMN-binding negative transcriptional regulator — protein sequence MLVHPWDAPLDDVEWRDWLGRNDFGQVIAAGRDRDVPVVVPTHFRYDGATTVELHLARPNPVWAAIEENATVLLTVIGDYVYVPSTWGAPPGTPPELGIATSYYATVQLTCAATVVDDPEELAALLRRQLWRFQPEGGFAPVDTADDHYARRLPQIRGLRLDVTGVRGKFKYGGNKEPDHRHVVADRLTERGGPMDDAAREHLLRRL from the coding sequence GTGCTGGTGCATCCGTGGGACGCGCCGCTCGACGACGTCGAGTGGCGGGACTGGCTGGGGCGCAACGACTTCGGCCAGGTCATCGCGGCCGGCCGCGACCGCGACGTGCCGGTCGTCGTCCCCACCCACTTCCGCTACGACGGCGCCACGACCGTCGAGCTGCACCTCGCCCGCCCCAACCCCGTCTGGGCCGCCATCGAGGAGAACGCCACCGTCCTCCTGACGGTGATCGGCGACTACGTCTACGTCCCCTCGACGTGGGGCGCGCCGCCCGGCACACCGCCGGAGCTCGGCATCGCGACGAGCTACTACGCCACCGTCCAGCTCACCTGTGCCGCGACCGTCGTGGACGATCCCGAGGAGCTCGCCGCGCTGCTGCGCAGGCAGCTCTGGCGGTTCCAGCCCGAGGGGGGCTTCGCGCCGGTCGACACAGCCGACGACCACTACGCGCGCCGCCTCCCGCAGATCCGCGGCCTGCGGCTCGACGTCACGGGCGTACGCGGGAAGTTCAAGTACGGCGGCAACAAGGAGCCCGATCACCGGCACGTCGTCGCGGACCGGCTGACCGAGCGCGGCGGGCCGATGGACGACGCCGCGCGCGAGCACCTGCTGCGCCGGCTGTGA
- the holA gene encoding DNA polymerase III subunit delta, with protein sequence MPARTALAPVTLVHGDEELLVSRAVAAVLAAAREQDPNADVRDVPGAAADPTTLMDLQTPSLFGELRVLVLRGTQDCTDEVRDALLPLVTTPVDGTCLVLVHGGGPKGKKLLDAVKAAGVVVVACAKVDKLGDRLAFVQGELDRAGAEVTAGACRAIVDAVGGDLRELSGACSQLAVDTAGTVDERAVARFFRGRADASGFAVADRAIEGDVPGALVELRHAFGAGVDPVLVVAALARQLRTVAKVASAGRGRGDAIARDLKLAPWMVDKARRQMRGWTPDSLAAAHSAVAVADGEVKGGGTDPHFAVERAVLAIAGSPGGGAR encoded by the coding sequence GTGCCCGCCAGGACCGCGCTCGCGCCGGTGACGCTCGTGCACGGCGACGAGGAGCTCCTCGTCAGCCGCGCCGTCGCCGCCGTGCTGGCGGCTGCCCGCGAGCAGGACCCCAACGCCGACGTCCGCGACGTGCCCGGCGCGGCGGCCGACCCGACGACGCTCATGGACCTGCAGACGCCGTCGCTGTTCGGCGAGCTGCGGGTGCTGGTGCTGCGCGGCACGCAGGACTGCACAGACGAGGTACGCGACGCGCTGCTGCCGCTCGTGACCACGCCGGTCGACGGCACCTGCCTCGTGCTCGTCCATGGCGGCGGCCCGAAGGGCAAGAAGCTGCTCGACGCCGTCAAGGCGGCGGGCGTCGTCGTCGTGGCGTGCGCCAAGGTCGACAAGCTGGGCGACCGGCTGGCGTTCGTCCAGGGCGAGTTGGACCGCGCGGGCGCCGAGGTGACCGCGGGTGCCTGCCGGGCGATCGTCGACGCCGTGGGCGGCGACCTGCGCGAGCTGTCCGGCGCGTGCAGCCAGCTCGCCGTCGACACCGCGGGCACCGTGGACGAACGCGCCGTCGCGCGCTTCTTCCGCGGCCGCGCCGACGCGAGCGGCTTCGCCGTGGCCGACCGCGCCATCGAGGGCGACGTCCCCGGGGCGCTGGTCGAGCTGCGGCACGCGTTCGGCGCGGGGGTGGACCCGGTGCTCGTGGTGGCCGCGCTCGCGCGGCAGCTGCGTACGGTCGCCAAGGTCGCCTCCGCGGGCCGCGGGCGGGGCGACGCGATCGCCCGCGACCTGAAGCTCGCGCCGTGGATGGTCGACAAGGCCCGCCGGCAGATGCGCGGCTGGACGCCCGACTCGCTCGCCGCAGCTCACTCCGCCGTCGCGGTCGCCGACGGCGAGGTCAAGGGCGGCGGCACCGACCCGCACTTCGCGGTCGAACGCGCCGTTCTCGCGATCGCCGGGTCGCCCGGAGGAGGCGCCCGATGA